DNA from Elusimicrobiota bacterium:
CCTCATCGCCCCCATCTGTCCCCACACCTTGACCCAGCGCCCGCTCATCGTCTCCGCCGGCAGCCCCTTCGCGGTCCAGCTCACCTCCCGCCACCCCGGCGAGGCGCCCCAGGTGCTGATCTCCTTGGACGGCCAGGTCGGCTGCGCCCTGCGCGTCGGCGACGAGGTGCGCGTGCACCGCTACGACAAGCCCTTCCGCCTGGTCCTCGATCCCGGGCACTCCTATTTCGAGGTCCTGCGCCGCAAGCTGCGCTGGGGCCAGACCTGAGACCGGCATGCTGAGGAGCCTGCGCGTCCGCGATTTCGCCATCATCTCGGAGCTGACCCTGGAGCCCGGCCGGGGCTTGAACGTGTTCACGGGCGAGACCGGAGCGGGCAAGTCGATCCTCATCGAAGCCCTGGGCTTCCTGCTGGGGGCGCGGGCCACGACCGCCTGGCTGCGCGCCGGGGCCTCCCGCCTCTCGGTGGAAGGCGTTTTCGATCCGGAGGACTTCCCCGCCGCTCTGCGCGAGCAGTTCCAGGTGGGACCCACGCCCGTGTCCGTGCGCCGCGAGCTCGACGCCTCCGGCAAGAGCCGGGCCACCCTCAACGGCCGGCCGGCCGGCGCCGCGGTCCTGGCCGCCTTCGGCGAGGGCCTGGTGGATTTCCACGGCCAGCACGAGCACCAGTCTTTGCTCAAGCCCGCGGCCCAGCTCGAGGCCTTGGACGCCTTCGCCGGGCTGGGCCCCAAGCGCGAGGAGCTGGCCGGCCTGCATCGCGCCTGGGTCGGGGCCTGCGCCGAGCTCGACTCCGCGCGCATGTCGGATTCGCAGCGGCGTCAGCGCATCGAGTTCGACCGCTTCCAGGTCCAGGAGATCGACGCCGCCAAGCTGCGCCCGGGCGAGGACGAGGAGCTCGAGGCCGACCTGCCCCTGCTCAAGAACGCCGACCGCATCCGCAACCTCGCGGACTCCGCCTACGGCTGGCTCTACGCCGGGGAGAGCTCGGCCCTGGAAGCCCTGCAGAAATCGGTGCGGACCATCGAGGACCTCTGCCGTTTCGACGAGTCCCTGCGCCAGGGCCGCGACGAGCTCGAGACCGCCCGCATCGCGGTCGACGAGGTGGCCCGCCGCCTGGGCGAGCTGCGCCGGCGCGTGGGGGCCGACCCCGCCCGTCTCGACGCCTTGCTCGGCCGTCAGGACGCGCTGGCGCGCCTCAAGAAGAAGTACGGCGCCACCGTCGCCGAGATCCTGGCCAAGCGCGCGGAGCTGGCCGCCGAGCTCGACCTCCTGGAGAACTCCCAGAAGAGGATCGCGGACCTGGAGGCCGCCCTGGCGCAGGCCCGCGAGGTCCTGGCCGCCGCCTGCGGCCGGCTGCACAAGCTGCGCGCGGCCGCGGCCAAGAAGCTGGAGGCGGCCCTGGCCAAGGAGATCAAGGTGCTGGGCATGCCCCACGCGCGGCTCTGCGTCAGCGTGGAGGAGGCGGAGGAGCGCTTCACCGCCAGCGGCAGCGACGAGGTGGAATTCCTGCTCGCGCCCAACCCGGGCGAGCCCATCAAGCCCCTGCGCTCCATCGCCTCGGGCGGCGAGCTCTCGCGCGTGATGCTGGCGCTCAAGACCGTGCTCGCCGGAGGCTCCGGGGTGCCGGTCCTGGTCTTCGACGAGATCGACGCGGGCATCGGCGGCGCCGTGGCCCGCTGCGTGGGGCAGCGCCTCGCGGCTCTGGGCCGGTCCCGGCAGATCCTCTGCGTCACGCACCTGGCCCAGGTGGCCTGCTTCGCCTCGACCCATCTCCACGTCCGCAAGGAGACCGCCGGCGACCGCACCCTGGTGCGCGTGGAGCGCCTGGACGGCGGCCGGCGCCTGGAGACCGTGGCCCAGCTCCTCGGCGGCCGCGCCGCCACCGAGGCCAGCCGCAAGCACGCGCAGGAACTATTGGAGAGCTCGACACTATGACCCCTCAACCCGAGATCCGCACCCGCTTCGCCCCCTCCCCCACCGGCTACCTGCACATCGGCGGGGCCCGCACCACCCTCTACAACTGGCTCTTCGCCCGACATCACGGCGGGACCTTCGTCCTGCGCATCGAGGACACCGACGAGGTGCGCTCCACGCCGGAGTCCGTCACCGCCATCCTCGACTCCATCGACTGGCTGGGCCTGGACTGGGACGAGGGCCCCCTGGATTTCGAGCGCGAGAAGGGCCCCTACGGCTCCTACTACCAGATGAAGCGCCTGGCCTCCTACCAGGAAGCCGTGCGCAAGCTGGTCGCCGAAGGCAAGGCCTATCCCTGCTACTGCACCAAGGAGGAGACGGACGTGGTGCGCCAAGCGGCCAAGGCCGCGGGCCAGCCCGTGCCCGAGGACCCCTGCCGGCGCCTGGCCGACGCCGCGCGCCAGTCGCACGAGGCCGCCGGCCGCAAGGCCGCGGTGCGCTTCATCATGCCCGACGAGGGCGAGACCGTGGTCGACGACATCATCCGCGGCCAGGTCCATTTCGAGAACCGGCTGGCGCCGGACCTGGTCATCCAGAAGACCACGGGCGGACCGACCTACAACTTCGCCTGCGTCTGCGACGACCACGCCATGCGCATCAGCCACGTCATCCGCGGCGACGAGCACCTCTCCAACACCCCGGCGCAGCTGCGCATCTACGAGGCCTTGGGCTGGCAGCCGCCCAAGTTCGCCCACCTCTCCATGATCCTGGGCCCGGACGGCACCAAGCTCTCCAAGCGCCACGGCGCCACCTCGGTGCTGGAGTACCGCGACCAGGGCTTCTTGCCCGAGGCCCTGCGCAACTACCTGGCCCTGCTGGGCTGGTCCAACACGGAGTCCAAGCAGCTCTTCAGCCCGGCGGAGCTGACCGCGGCCTTCGACCTGCCCGGCTGCCAGAAGAACCCCGCCACCTTCGACCCGGTCAAGCTGAGCTGGATGAACGGCGAGTACATGCGCGCCCTGGCGCCCGCCGAGATCATCAAACGCGCCGAGCCGTTCCTCAAGAAGGCCGGGCTCATCCCGCAGCCCGCCGGCCCCTCTTTGGAGAAGGTCGCGGCCCTGGAGCGCGAGAAGTTCAAGCTCCTGCCCGACGTGCCGGGACGCGTGGACTTTTTCTACCGGGAGACCGAGGTCACGGACAAGGCCCGCAAGGTCCTGGCCGCGCCCGAGGCCAAGGGCGTGCTCTCCGGGCTCTGCGAGCTGCTCGCCGCCTTCGAGCCTTTCACGGAGAAGCCCCTGGAGGAGTCCATCCGCGGCTTCTGCGCGGGCCGGGCCCTCAAGCCCGGCCAGGTCTTCCATCCCCTGCGCGCCGCGGTCTCCGGCCGGACCGACGGCCCGACCTTGTTCCTGATGCTCGAGCTGCTGGGCCGCGAGACCGTGGTGGCGCGCCTGCGCGGCGCAGTGTCAAAGCTGAGTCAAAACTGAACCCGCCTGGGTCCAAATTAGGCCTTGCGCCCGGAACTTCAAACGATATACTATGTCACGCTTTGGATTTGAGGAGTCAACGACCATGAAAAAGAAGACGGCCAAGACCGCGGCGCGCAAACCCGCCGCCGGGAAGGCGGCAGCCCCCGCCCCGGGCAAGCTCGCGGGCATCAAGCGCAAGCTGCTCGAGATGCGCGATGACCTCATCAAGACCGTGCGCACCCAGCAGCTCGAGGAGAGCGCCGAGCAGGACACCGGCGACGACGCGGACAAGGCCAGCCAGTCCATCGAGAAGGAGCTGCTCTTCGAGCTCTCCGACAACGAGCGCACGACCTTGGACCACATCGAGGCCTCCCTGCGCAAGATCGACAAGGGCACCTACGGCTCCTGCGAATCCTGCCGCAAGCCCATCCCCAAGCCGCGACTGGAGGCCCTGCCCTTCGCCCGCTACTGCATCGGCTGCCAGAGCTCGGCCGAGAGCGTTCCCGAGCTGGCCGAGTCGGTGGCGGATTTCCGCGGCATCGGAGAGGAACCCAGCCGGGAGGCTTGACCGGACCCGCCGCCCCTTCCGGGACGGCGCGCCCCAGGGCGCGCCGTATTGAAAACGTAACAGCCCGCAGGCTATCATTGGGGGACCTCCCTCCATATGAGATATTGGGTCTACAAGGACTCCCAGATTCTGGGGCCGCTGGCCAAGGAAGACCTCGGCTTGGTCGGCGGAGTGCGTCCCGAGACCTTGGTCTGCGCCGAGGGCACCGCCGGCCGCATGGACGTCGACTGGCGCTGCGCCGAGGAGGTCGGCGAGCTCTCCAGCCTCTGCGCGACCGCCCCGGCGGCCGTGAGCGCGGACCTGCTGGAGCCGGGCTTCGGCCTTCTGGAGCGGCTGCAATCCGAGACTTTGTCCCTGCCGGGCGAAGGAGAAGGCGAGGGCTGGCTCACGGACATCTTCTCGCCCGCCTCGCGCATCCCCGCGGCCGACCTGCCCCGGCCTGACGAAGCGACGCGCCAGGAGCTGAAGGACTCCCAGGCCCGGATCCAGGAGCTCACCTCCAAACTCGATCTGCTCAACCGCCGCCTGGCGGAGCTGGAGGCCGCGCCGCGCCAGGCGCCGGTCCCGCTGAAGAAGGCCGCCGTGGTCCCGCCGCCCGCGGCCCCGGCGCCCGAAGCGCCGGCCCCTGCGAAAAGGGCCTCCGCCGCTGCGCCGGCCGCGCCCGCGCCGGCGCTCCCGCCCACGGCCCCGCCGCCCGTGCTCGCGCCTCTGCCGAAGGTCGATGTGCCGACGCCGGAGCACATCAAGTCGCCGGTGCAGGAAGGCCCCTCTCTCTCGCCGGAAGAGTCCCCCTACCGCTGGGACACCCCGCCTCTAGGCGGCAGCCTGCCGGTGATAGGCAGCGGCCTGCCTGGGATCGGCGGCGCCATGCCGGCGCTCGGCGGCGGCCTGCCGCCAGCCCCCTCCGCCCCGCCCCCGGCCCCCGAGCCCCCGGCCGCAGCGCCCGAGATTCCTCCTGCGCCCAAGGGGCGGCCTCGCCGCGTGGTCAGGGTCTCGGCTCCGGGTTCGCTGCGCAAAGTGGAAAAGAGCATACCTCCCTCTACCCTGCCCGCCACACCCTCTGCCCCGTCCATTGCGGACAAGGCGCCGATACCGGAAACGGCGCCCCCGCCGCCCGTAGCGGCTCCCGGCCTGAAACCGGAGGAGTCCCCCTACCAATGGGGCCCCCAGCCGACCCCCGGCGGCAGCCTGCCGGCAGCCGGGATCGCCCCGCTGCCGGTGCCCAGCGCCGCCGGCCCGGCGCCCATCGAGCTCAGCGCCCCGCCCGCGACCATCGTGCCCGGAGCCTTCCCGCCGCCGCTGACCTCCCAGCCCCAGCCGTTCCTGGCCCCGCCTCCCATGACCGTCATGCCCGGGGCCTTTGGTCAATCACCTTCTGCCCCGCCACCCACCGAATCGATGATGTCGATGCCCAGCCCGGGGAAAATGATCCCGGCGCTGTCCCGGACCATGGAGGTCCCGCCCGTCCCCACCCTGGCGAATGCCGCGCCGGCTCCGGCCGTCCTGCCTCCCATGACCATGGCTTTCTCCAAGAGTGCCGTGATGCCTGCGTCGGCCGCCGGGCCGTCCACCCAGGAGGTGCTGGCCAAGCTCGCCAAGCCGGTGCCGGCCAAGACCGAGCCTCCCCAGGCGCCCAAAGGCCGCTCGAAGACCTTCCTCATCATCATCGGCGTCGCCAGCGTGGTGGTCATCGCCGCGGGCTGGTTCTTCCTGTTCCGAGACTCCAAGGGCCTCAAGACCGCTCTGCAGATGGATTCCGGCCGGCCGCCGGTGGGATCCGCGGTGTCCGACGAATCGGCGGGGACCGCCAAGCCCGGTCTGGCCGCGCCGGCGCCGCCGGCCGCGCAGCCCGCCCAGCCGGCCGCCCAGACCACGACGGCCGCCGCTCCGCCGGCCGCGCCCGCCCCTCAGGGCGGCGGCGCAGCCGCGCCAGCGCCCCCCGCGGCCGCGCCGCAGGCTGAGGCCATCCGCGACGAGCGTCCCGCGGCGGTGAACATGGTCAAGGAGTACCCCTTGGATGGCGACCGCGGCACCATCGCCCAGTGGCTGCAGTACTCCTTCGCGGCGACGCCCGGAGCCCAGAGCGAAGAGAAGTGGGACGCGGGCGCCTACGAGGAGAGCACCTACGCGGTCAAATACACGGTCCAGCCCGCGGGCAAAGACGCCATCACCTACCTTTTCGAAGCCGATCTGGCGCGCAGGACGGTCAAGGGCATGAACGCGACCGCCCGGGGGCTCCTGGCCGGCCGTTCCCCGGCGCGGGGCAAGGCCGCGGCCAAGGCCCGGCCGGCCAAGACCAAGAAGCGCACGCCGCCCCGGCGCGCCGCGGCGCCCGCGCCCAGCCCCAAGCAAGTCCCGCTCCTGCCCCTGCCCTCGGACGCCGAGCTGACTCCGCCCGCCGAGGACGAGGCCGCGTTCCGGTCCGACACGGTGCGGCCCAACCCCTGAACGCGCGGGCCGGTTTGATAGCAAGAGGACACTTAACATCCGACTTAGCATCCAAGCTTGACAAACTCTGGCCAGGCCGCTAATCTATAGCTCCATGCCCAACGACGAGCACGCGATCTCCCTGAGCCTCTCGCGGCGGCTGGCCGAGCTGCTGGTCGAGGAGCGGGTCATCACGCCGGCGCAGCTCCAGGAGGCCCTGGACTCCCAGCGCGAGAAGAGCGAGAAGCTGGGCACCATCCTCATCGGCAAGGGCTTCGTCAGCGAGGATCGCATCCTGCAATTCCTCAGCGCCCAGTGCGACATCAGCTACATCACGCTCTCCGGCATCACCGCGATCACGCCCGAGGTCATCGCTTTGGTCCCCGAGTCCATCGCCCGCCAGTACACCCTTTTCCCCTTCAACAAGACCAACAACACCATCACCATAGCGTTGGCCGACCCCCTCAACGTCATGATCCTCGACGACCTCAAGATGATGACGGGCTGCGACATCAAGGCGGCCCTGGCCTCGGAGAGCGACATCCTCGCGGCCCTGGACAAATACTACAAGCCGCCCAACTCCCAGGACGCTCTCGACGACATCGTCAGGCAGAGCCAGACCTCGGAGGCGGCGGCCGACGACGTCCAGCACGTGGATGAAAAGAAGGAGGAGGAGGACCGGGTCTCCGTGGAGAGGTCCGCCGAGGACGCCCCGGTCATCAAGATGGTCAACCTCATCCTGGCCAACGCCATCAAGGCCAAGGCCTCGGACATCCACATCGAGCCCTACCAGAAGGACCTGCGCATCCGCTACCGCATAGACGGGGTCCTGCACGAGCAGCCCGCCCCCCCCAAGAAGTTCCACGCCGCCATCTGCGCGCGCCTCAAGATCATGTCCAACCTCGACATCTCGGAGCGGCGCCTGCCCCAGGACGGCCGGCTCAAGGTGCGCGTCGGCGACAAGGAGATGGATCTGCGCGTCTCGGTGCTGCCCTGCGCCCCGGGCGAGAAGATCGTGATGCGCATCGCCGACAGCGGGGGCCTCAGCGTCCAACTGTCCAAGCTGGGCTTCGAGCCCGAGGCCCTGGCCGTG
Protein-coding regions in this window:
- the recN gene encoding DNA repair protein RecN is translated as MLRSLRVRDFAIISELTLEPGRGLNVFTGETGAGKSILIEALGFLLGARATTAWLRAGASRLSVEGVFDPEDFPAALREQFQVGPTPVSVRRELDASGKSRATLNGRPAGAAVLAAFGEGLVDFHGQHEHQSLLKPAAQLEALDAFAGLGPKREELAGLHRAWVGACAELDSARMSDSQRRQRIEFDRFQVQEIDAAKLRPGEDEELEADLPLLKNADRIRNLADSAYGWLYAGESSALEALQKSVRTIEDLCRFDESLRQGRDELETARIAVDEVARRLGELRRRVGADPARLDALLGRQDALARLKKKYGATVAEILAKRAELAAELDLLENSQKRIADLEAALAQAREVLAAACGRLHKLRAAAAKKLEAALAKEIKVLGMPHARLCVSVEEAEERFTASGSDEVEFLLAPNPGEPIKPLRSIASGGELSRVMLALKTVLAGGSGVPVLVFDEIDAGIGGAVARCVGQRLAALGRSRQILCVTHLAQVACFASTHLHVRKETAGDRTLVRVERLDGGRRLETVAQLLGGRAATEASRKHAQELLESSTL
- the gltX gene encoding glutamate--tRNA ligase, with product MTPQPEIRTRFAPSPTGYLHIGGARTTLYNWLFARHHGGTFVLRIEDTDEVRSTPESVTAILDSIDWLGLDWDEGPLDFEREKGPYGSYYQMKRLASYQEAVRKLVAEGKAYPCYCTKEETDVVRQAAKAAGQPVPEDPCRRLADAARQSHEAAGRKAAVRFIMPDEGETVVDDIIRGQVHFENRLAPDLVIQKTTGGPTYNFACVCDDHAMRISHVIRGDEHLSNTPAQLRIYEALGWQPPKFAHLSMILGPDGTKLSKRHGATSVLEYRDQGFLPEALRNYLALLGWSNTESKQLFSPAELTAAFDLPGCQKNPATFDPVKLSWMNGEYMRALAPAEIIKRAEPFLKKAGLIPQPAGPSLEKVAALEREKFKLLPDVPGRVDFFYRETEVTDKARKVLAAPEAKGVLSGLCELLAAFEPFTEKPLEESIRGFCAGRALKPGQVFHPLRAAVSGRTDGPTLFLMLELLGRETVVARLRGAVSKLSQN
- a CDS encoding TraR/DksA family transcriptional regulator gives rise to the protein MKKKTAKTAARKPAAGKAAAPAPGKLAGIKRKLLEMRDDLIKTVRTQQLEESAEQDTGDDADKASQSIEKELLFELSDNERTTLDHIEASLRKIDKGTYGSCESCRKPIPKPRLEALPFARYCIGCQSSAESVPELAESVADFRGIGEEPSREA
- the pilB gene encoding type IV-A pilus assembly ATPase PilB, with the translated sequence MPNDEHAISLSLSRRLAELLVEERVITPAQLQEALDSQREKSEKLGTILIGKGFVSEDRILQFLSAQCDISYITLSGITAITPEVIALVPESIARQYTLFPFNKTNNTITIALADPLNVMILDDLKMMTGCDIKAALASESDILAALDKYYKPPNSQDALDDIVRQSQTSEAAADDVQHVDEKKEEEDRVSVERSAEDAPVIKMVNLILANAIKAKASDIHIEPYQKDLRIRYRIDGVLHEQPAPPKKFHAAICARLKIMSNLDISERRLPQDGRLKVRVGDKEMDLRVSVLPCAPGEKIVMRIADSGGLSVQLSKLGFEPEALAVFNRSMKAPYGINLITGPTGSGKSTTLYSALSLLNTPEHNIMTIEDPVEVQLHGINQVQVHAAIGLTFAAGLRSFLRQDPDIIMVGEIRDLETAQIAINAALTGHLVFSTLHTNDAPGSITRLNMMGVEPFLSSSSILMVVAQRLVRGICPKCKESYEVEQDWLIKLGVSLTQLQSRGGKVSLHKGKGCENCAGTGYRGRQGLYEVLEVTDTVRQMILDKATARQIKEQGCRQGMLTLRACAIRKLLSGVTTVEEMIRVTASDIEG